Proteins from one Maniola hyperantus chromosome 25, iAphHyp1.2, whole genome shotgun sequence genomic window:
- the wrapper gene encoding protein CEPU-1 isoform X3, translating into MRFHIFHRQSFFFREVWCFSICIEMGFLKVFLLILLVEIVLSEKVFKSVPVTVKAYENDTVLLPCYTDNTEGDVRVRWYKSNILVADSRDPNLLLPLRTRMHANFSLQLDELVSSDTADYTCEGEPMALLEHRSRIRFRAEHRLLAGVYECSLNNGVGDPVTASITVIIQDAPVVSTDRSFVHTALGLRAALAAKLEFAIPAARTAWYRDGQPVKTDDRIVMMVRDNVHQLIFRTVRKADLGNYTFRAENKLGMADVAFKLTGVPNVASFKVDPVLNKATSTSFTLIWEVDSYSTIIEYNLWLRPYYGRLSTPEPDAFTTETPANLWSKIVVPGDSSDGPIHSATYTVRGLTPSTVYEAIVTSRNRFGWSKPSAVLHFATEPGVGRTLPATSEYTDITPILEEIESQEPYNITQAHVFDRLNEVSSGARETPSCAAIFVLIVTFLVGFFSD; encoded by the exons ATGCGGTTTCATATTTTTCATAGACaatcatttttttttcgtgaa GTGTGGTGTTTTAGTATTTGTATAGAAATGGGTTTTTTGAAAGTTTTTCTATTAATATTGCTAGTAGAAATTGTTTTAAgtgaaaaagtgtttaaaagtgTGCCAGTGACTGTAAAAGCTTACGAAAATGATACTGTGTTGCTTCCATGTTATACTGATAATACTG AAGGCGACGTCCGCGTCCGCTGGTACAAAAGCAACATTCTCGTAGCAGACAGCCGCGACCCCAACCTGCTGCTGCCTCTGCGCACGCGCATGCACGCCAACTTCAGCCTGCAGCTCGACGAGCTGGTGTCCAGCGACACTGCCGACTATACTTGCGAG GGGGAGCCGATGGCGCTGCTGGAGCACAGGTCGCGGATTCGGTTCCGGGCGGAGCACCGGCTGCTGGCCGGCGTGTACGAGTGCTCGCTCAACAATGGGGTCGGCGACCCTGTTACCGCATCTATTACTGTTATTATACAGG ATGCTCCTGTAGTGTCGACGGACCGCAGTTTCGTGCACACCGCGCTGGGTCTTCGAGCGGCTCTGGCTGCCAAGCTGGAGTTCGCTATACCGGCTGCACGAACCGCCTGGTACCGGGACGGGCAACCTGTCAAAACCGACGACAG GATAGTGATGATGGTGCGCGACAACGTGCACCAGCTGATATTCCGCACGGTGCGCAAAGCCGACCTCGGCAACTACACGTTCCGCGCCGAGAACAAGCTGGGCATGGCGGACGTGGCGTTCAAACTGACGG GTGTACCAAATGTAGCGTCTTTCAAAGTGGACCCCGTGTTGAATAAAGCGACAtccacaagctttacgcttataTGGGAAGTCGATTCCTACTCCACCATAATAG AATATAATCTATGGTTGCGCCCGTACTACGGCCGCCTTTCAACCCCGGAGCCCGACGCGTTCACCACGGAGACCCCCGCCAACCTGTGGAGCAAGATCGTGGTGCCCGGGGACTCCAGTGACG GTCCTATCCACAGCGCGACTTACACAGTGAGAGGCCTCACTCCTTCCACGGTCTACGAAGCCATCGTTACATCGAGAaacag ATTCGGTTGGAGTAAGCCTTCGGCAGTTTTACATTTCGCGACTGAACCTGGAG ttgGCAGAACGCTTCCCGCAACATCAGAATATACGGATATAACTCCGATACTGGAAGAAATAGAGTCTCAGGAGCCTTACAACATAACGCAGGCGCACGTGTTCGATCGCCTCAACGAAGTGTCGAGCGGAGCGCGGGAAACGCCATCTTGCGCGGCCATCTTTGTTTTAATTGTGACGTTTTTGGTTGGGTTTTTTAGCGATTGA
- the LOC138404108 gene encoding uncharacterized protein: MRLLTCFTALLLVGLLVAAPTSNDEEDKIGLRTQKFYHEKFVIYKAEHDIVNLVLLNLNENLISPETKDRDCLNLTLFFVEADVHQDGSRVDQGLYVLKEGKATKILDYGRDAAASRHNSTKAFFGAKDGLYVYNPETNSADKYGTITDSIIAIDMERFGKVIYILTEDRDVYKVTDNGEKKEKLEDVVKPKQIVLDYQNNLYFFSDDKVLYVRTADGVKKIEGLPEATGIVTIFKPPMIRENGAPILIDNESYFVYSNGSSIASTTKFDPKSIPTALAEMISVVYFAHDKKIYEYNVPISSKDLDDFLKKIPIKCESDSHTKGSVPSSKV; encoded by the coding sequence ATGAGACTGCTGACGTGCTTCACAGCGTTATTGCTGGTCGGCCTTCTGGTGGCCGCTCCCACCTCTAACGATGAAGAAGACAAGATAGGTTTAAGGACACAGAAATTTTACCACGAAAAATTTGTTATATATAAGGCTGAACATGATATCGTGAATTTGGTTTTACTCAATTTGAATGAAAATCTCATTTCACCTGAAACGAAGGATCGAGATTGTCTAAACTTAACATTATTCTTCGTTGAAGCAGATGTTCACCAAGATGGCAGCCGTGTAGATCAAGGGTTGTACGTCCTCAAGGAAGGAAAAGCCACAAAAATTCTGGACTATGGCAGAGACGCCGCTGCGTCAAGACACAATAGCACAAAAGCTTTCTTTGGAGCTAAAGATGGACTTTACGTGTACAACCCAGAGACAAACTCCGCTGACAAATATGGAACAATCACAGATAGCATTATTGCAATCGATATGGAGAGATTTGGTAAAGTGATTTACATTTTGACAGAAGATCGTGACGTGTACAAAGTTACTGATAATGGCGAGAAGAAAGAGAAATTAGAAGACGTTGTTAAACCCAAGCAAATCGTTTTAGATTACCAAAACAACCTGTACTTCTTTTCCGATGATAAGGTACTGTACGTCCGCACAGCTGACGGTGTTAAGAAAATTGAAGGTCTCCCCGAAGCCACAGGAATTGTGACTATTTTTAAACCTCCTATGATCCGTGAGAATGGAGCACCGAttcttattgataacgaatcgTACTTCGTCTATTCTAATGGCAGCAGTATAGCTTCTACAACTAAATTCGATCCTAAGTCGATACCGACCGCTCTCGCCGAAATGATATCCGTTGTATATTTTGCTCATGATAAGAAAATCTATGAATACAATGTACCTATTAGCTCAAAAGATCTCGATGATTTCCTCAAGAAAATAccaatcaagtgcgagtcggactcgcacacgaaaggttccgtaccgtcgtCCAAGGTATAA
- the wrapper gene encoding neurotrimin isoform X1 — MRFHIFHRQSFFFREVWCFSICIEMGFLKVFLLILLVEIVLSEKVFKSVPVTVKAYENDTVLLPCYTDNTEGDVRVRWYKSNILVADSRDPNLLLPLRTRMHANFSLQLDELVSSDTADYTCEVIRPEPWGPIRQTHTIEVQYAPSVRTVPDDGFLEVKKGDYVDIGCEAGGTPAPIVNWRKNGEPMALLEHRSRIRFRAEHRLLAGVYECSLNNGVGDPVTASITVIIQDAPVVSTDRSFVHTALGLRAALAAKLEFAIPAARTAWYRDGQPVKTDDRIVMMVRDNVHQLIFRTVRKADLGNYTFRAENKLGMADVAFKLTGVPNVASFKVDPVLNKATSTSFTLIWEVDSYSTIIEYNLWLRPYYGRLSTPEPDAFTTETPANLWSKIVVPGDSSDGPIHSATYTVRGLTPSTVYEAIVTSRNRFGWSKPSAVLHFATEPGVGRTLPATSEYTDITPILEEIESQEPYNITQAHVFDRLNEVSSGARETPSCAAIFVLIVTFLVGFFSD, encoded by the exons ATGCGGTTTCATATTTTTCATAGACaatcatttttttttcgtgaa GTGTGGTGTTTTAGTATTTGTATAGAAATGGGTTTTTTGAAAGTTTTTCTATTAATATTGCTAGTAGAAATTGTTTTAAgtgaaaaagtgtttaaaagtgTGCCAGTGACTGTAAAAGCTTACGAAAATGATACTGTGTTGCTTCCATGTTATACTGATAATACTG AAGGCGACGTCCGCGTCCGCTGGTACAAAAGCAACATTCTCGTAGCAGACAGCCGCGACCCCAACCTGCTGCTGCCTCTGCGCACGCGCATGCACGCCAACTTCAGCCTGCAGCTCGACGAGCTGGTGTCCAGCGACACTGCCGACTATACTTGCGAG GTAATTCGTCCAGAGCCTTGGGGTCCAATCAGACAGACGCACACCATAGAAGTACAAT ATGCTCCCAGCGTCAGGACGGTTCCCGACGACGGGTTCCTGGAAGTGAAGAAGGGTGACTACGTGGACATAGGGTGCGAGGCCGGCGGCACCCCCGCACCCATAGTCAACTGGAGGAAAAAC GGGGAGCCGATGGCGCTGCTGGAGCACAGGTCGCGGATTCGGTTCCGGGCGGAGCACCGGCTGCTGGCCGGCGTGTACGAGTGCTCGCTCAACAATGGGGTCGGCGACCCTGTTACCGCATCTATTACTGTTATTATACAGG ATGCTCCTGTAGTGTCGACGGACCGCAGTTTCGTGCACACCGCGCTGGGTCTTCGAGCGGCTCTGGCTGCCAAGCTGGAGTTCGCTATACCGGCTGCACGAACCGCCTGGTACCGGGACGGGCAACCTGTCAAAACCGACGACAG GATAGTGATGATGGTGCGCGACAACGTGCACCAGCTGATATTCCGCACGGTGCGCAAAGCCGACCTCGGCAACTACACGTTCCGCGCCGAGAACAAGCTGGGCATGGCGGACGTGGCGTTCAAACTGACGG GTGTACCAAATGTAGCGTCTTTCAAAGTGGACCCCGTGTTGAATAAAGCGACAtccacaagctttacgcttataTGGGAAGTCGATTCCTACTCCACCATAATAG AATATAATCTATGGTTGCGCCCGTACTACGGCCGCCTTTCAACCCCGGAGCCCGACGCGTTCACCACGGAGACCCCCGCCAACCTGTGGAGCAAGATCGTGGTGCCCGGGGACTCCAGTGACG GTCCTATCCACAGCGCGACTTACACAGTGAGAGGCCTCACTCCTTCCACGGTCTACGAAGCCATCGTTACATCGAGAaacag ATTCGGTTGGAGTAAGCCTTCGGCAGTTTTACATTTCGCGACTGAACCTGGAG ttgGCAGAACGCTTCCCGCAACATCAGAATATACGGATATAACTCCGATACTGGAAGAAATAGAGTCTCAGGAGCCTTACAACATAACGCAGGCGCACGTGTTCGATCGCCTCAACGAAGTGTCGAGCGGAGCGCGGGAAACGCCATCTTGCGCGGCCATCTTTGTTTTAATTGTGACGTTTTTGGTTGGGTTTTTTAGCGATTGA
- the wrapper gene encoding neurotrimin isoform X2 — protein MGFLKVFLLILLVEIVLSEKVFKSVPVTVKAYENDTVLLPCYTDNTEGDVRVRWYKSNILVADSRDPNLLLPLRTRMHANFSLQLDELVSSDTADYTCEVIRPEPWGPIRQTHTIEVQYAPSVRTVPDDGFLEVKKGDYVDIGCEAGGTPAPIVNWRKNGEPMALLEHRSRIRFRAEHRLLAGVYECSLNNGVGDPVTASITVIIQDAPVVSTDRSFVHTALGLRAALAAKLEFAIPAARTAWYRDGQPVKTDDRIVMMVRDNVHQLIFRTVRKADLGNYTFRAENKLGMADVAFKLTGVPNVASFKVDPVLNKATSTSFTLIWEVDSYSTIIEYNLWLRPYYGRLSTPEPDAFTTETPANLWSKIVVPGDSSDGPIHSATYTVRGLTPSTVYEAIVTSRNRFGWSKPSAVLHFATEPGVGRTLPATSEYTDITPILEEIESQEPYNITQAHVFDRLNEVSSGARETPSCAAIFVLIVTFLVGFFSD, from the exons ATGGGTTTTTTGAAAGTTTTTCTATTAATATTGCTAGTAGAAATTGTTTTAAgtgaaaaagtgtttaaaagtgTGCCAGTGACTGTAAAAGCTTACGAAAATGATACTGTGTTGCTTCCATGTTATACTGATAATACTG AAGGCGACGTCCGCGTCCGCTGGTACAAAAGCAACATTCTCGTAGCAGACAGCCGCGACCCCAACCTGCTGCTGCCTCTGCGCACGCGCATGCACGCCAACTTCAGCCTGCAGCTCGACGAGCTGGTGTCCAGCGACACTGCCGACTATACTTGCGAG GTAATTCGTCCAGAGCCTTGGGGTCCAATCAGACAGACGCACACCATAGAAGTACAAT ATGCTCCCAGCGTCAGGACGGTTCCCGACGACGGGTTCCTGGAAGTGAAGAAGGGTGACTACGTGGACATAGGGTGCGAGGCCGGCGGCACCCCCGCACCCATAGTCAACTGGAGGAAAAAC GGGGAGCCGATGGCGCTGCTGGAGCACAGGTCGCGGATTCGGTTCCGGGCGGAGCACCGGCTGCTGGCCGGCGTGTACGAGTGCTCGCTCAACAATGGGGTCGGCGACCCTGTTACCGCATCTATTACTGTTATTATACAGG ATGCTCCTGTAGTGTCGACGGACCGCAGTTTCGTGCACACCGCGCTGGGTCTTCGAGCGGCTCTGGCTGCCAAGCTGGAGTTCGCTATACCGGCTGCACGAACCGCCTGGTACCGGGACGGGCAACCTGTCAAAACCGACGACAG GATAGTGATGATGGTGCGCGACAACGTGCACCAGCTGATATTCCGCACGGTGCGCAAAGCCGACCTCGGCAACTACACGTTCCGCGCCGAGAACAAGCTGGGCATGGCGGACGTGGCGTTCAAACTGACGG GTGTACCAAATGTAGCGTCTTTCAAAGTGGACCCCGTGTTGAATAAAGCGACAtccacaagctttacgcttataTGGGAAGTCGATTCCTACTCCACCATAATAG AATATAATCTATGGTTGCGCCCGTACTACGGCCGCCTTTCAACCCCGGAGCCCGACGCGTTCACCACGGAGACCCCCGCCAACCTGTGGAGCAAGATCGTGGTGCCCGGGGACTCCAGTGACG GTCCTATCCACAGCGCGACTTACACAGTGAGAGGCCTCACTCCTTCCACGGTCTACGAAGCCATCGTTACATCGAGAaacag ATTCGGTTGGAGTAAGCCTTCGGCAGTTTTACATTTCGCGACTGAACCTGGAG ttgGCAGAACGCTTCCCGCAACATCAGAATATACGGATATAACTCCGATACTGGAAGAAATAGAGTCTCAGGAGCCTTACAACATAACGCAGGCGCACGTGTTCGATCGCCTCAACGAAGTGTCGAGCGGAGCGCGGGAAACGCCATCTTGCGCGGCCATCTTTGTTTTAATTGTGACGTTTTTGGTTGGGTTTTTTAGCGATTGA